In a single window of the Nicotiana tomentosiformis chromosome 8, ASM39032v3, whole genome shotgun sequence genome:
- the LOC138898104 gene encoding protein DETOXIFICATION 56-like yields the protein MPSSPENVTQKWPATSLMQNAVSELKLQRGILLPLMAMNFTWFAKTAITTAFLGRLGDVYLAGGTLGFTFANVTGFSVLNGLCGAMEPICGQAFGAKNYKLLHKTFIMATLLLLLISLPISFFLLNVDKILVQFGQQEDISNMANKYLIHLLPDLVITSLLCPLQA from the coding sequence ATGCCATCTTCACCAGAAAATGTGACACAAAAATGGCCAGCAACAAGCCTCATGCAAAATGCCGTTTCAGAGCTAAAATTGCAAAGAGGAATACTACTTCCATTGATGGCCATGAACTTCACATGGTTTGCAAAAACAGCCATCACAACTGCATTTCTTGGAAGGCTTGGAGATGTTTATTTAGCTGGAGGAACACTTGGTTTTACATTTGCAAATGTGACCGGATTTTCTGTCTTGAATGGCCTTTGTGGTGCAATGGAGCCTATTTGTGGACAAGCTTTTGGAGCCAAGAATTACAAACTTCTTCACAAGACCTTTATTATGGCTACTCTATTGTTACTACTAATCAGCTTGCCTATTTCTTTCTTTTTGCTAAATGTAGATAAGATCCTCGTTCAATTTGGccaacaagaagatatttcaaATATGGCCAACAAATATCTCATTCATCTCCTCCCTGATTTGGTTATTACCTCTTTGTTATGCCCTTTGCAGGCTTGA